TTTGCCTCAGCGCATCACGGATGAGCTCATGGATATCATTGCGACGTATCACGTTCCCGGTCGTCGCGAAGTGGCGCTCGTGACTCATTTCGAGCATCCTTATGAAATAACACCGGAGGCAATGGCGGCGGTACAGCAGTTCCGCCGCCGCGGCCTATCGGTTTACAATCAAGCGGTCTTTACCATCGAAAACAGCCGCAAATTCGAATTGACGGCACTGCGCAAGTGGTTGCGGCTTATCGGTGTGGACAGCTATTACACTTTTAATACCAAAGGCAAAGAGGAAACCCGAAACTACCGAGTGCCCATGGCACGTTTGCAGCAGGAAGTCAAAGAAGAGGCACGGTTGATGCCCGGCTTGGTGCGCACAGACGAACCGGTTTATAATGTGCCGCGCTTGGGCAAAAACTATCTGCGCGCCGTTCAGCATCATACCCTTCTGACCATTTTGCCGAACGGCAGCCGGGTCTATGAATTCCATCCCTGGGAAAAAAATCTCGCACTTGTAGATACTTATATCGACGTCGACGTTCCAATCTATGACTATTTGAAAGAACTTGAACGTCGCGGCGAAAATCCAGATGATTACCGAACTATTTGGTACTACTTTTAAACTAATCGCTTTTGGGCGTCGAGTTGAAAAAAAACCCCTTGCCGAACGGTTCCCGTCCAGGCGCCGCGCAAAGCAAACCTGTTCGTAACGTATAGGTATTGTTTGCAGCCCCGACTGGGGCTAGGCGGCTTCAAGCGAAAGGCAATGTCGAATAATAAAATATTTTTTACTCCCAGATGCAATAACTTATTTGCTTGTCGTCGGCCTTGACCAAAGTCGTCATATTTTTGTTGCGGATCGCAGACCATCGATCGGCTCATGCTGGGCCTTCTATCCTTTTACCTATGATGCGTCGGCTGCCAAGCGACGGTTTAGATTTTGTCTTCTTTTGATGTTTGTCCATTTACGGAAGGTTACTATGCAGCGCTCGACTTTACAAAAAGAGCAAACAAGATGGTGGCCGACTATGAAGCACCTCAACACATTGGCCATGATCTATGCGCTGGTCGTCGGCATGGTGCTGCTGAGTTGGATGGTGCCCAGCGGCGAATATGCGCGGGTTACGGAAAACGGCCGCACGATGGTCGTGCCCGACTCTTACCGACGAGTGTCCTCCGAGCCGCCGGGACTCGATGCGGCGCTGACGGCGCCGGTCAAAGGTTTTGTCAAGGCGGCGGAAATCATCGTTTTTCTGTTCATCGTCGGCGGGGCCTTTAGTGTCCTGCAAAGCACCGGCGCCGTCGAGGCGGGAGTGCGGCGGCTGGCCGGATTCTTGGCGCAGCGACCGAATCGTCGTCGCCTTTTTATTCCTGTTTTCATGGTTCTCTTTTCTGCCGGCGGAACGATTTTCGGCATGTGCGAGGAGACCCTGCCGTTTGTGCTGATCTTTGTTCCCCTGTCGCTTTCGTTGGGTTACGACACGATCGTCGGTACGGCGATCCCCTTTCTGGGCGCGGCGGCAGGATTTGCCGCAGCGGTCATCAACCCCTTTACGGTCGGCATCGCCTCGAGTATTGCCGAGCTGCCGCTTGCTGCCGGCATGGGGTACCGACTCTTCGTATGGATCATTAGCACCCTGTTTACCATCCTTTTCGTCATGCGCTATGCCGCCAAGATCGAAAAGAATCCGGCGGCCAGTCCGACCTTTGCACTGGACGAGCAAAAGCGGCGCACAGGGCTGCAGGCAGAGTTCGATGCGGCACCGTTGACGCCGCGCCTGCGCGGGGTGCTGATCGCGGTGGGACTCGCTTTCCCAATCCTGATCTACGGCGTTTTGGCGCACCACTGGTTCATCATCGAAATGGCGGGCTTTTTTCTCGGCTTGGCGATGGTTGCGGCGTTCATTGCCGGACTGTCGATCGACGATTTTACCGATTCCTTCAAAGCCGGAGCCAAAGAGATGGTCGGCGTTGCCTTGATCATCGCCTGTGCGCGGGCGCTTTTGGTCGTCGCCGAGGAGGCCAAAATCTTGGACACTTTTCTCCACGCTGCGAGCTTTTTCATCGCCAAGCTTCCGCCCGTCTTTGCCGCGCAAGCCATGTTCGTTGCGCAGGCGGTCATCAACTTTTTTGTGCATTCGGGTTCAGGACAAGCTATGCTGACCATGCCGGTGATGACGCCGCTCGCCGACGTCATCGGCATCAGCCGCGAAAGCGCCGTGCTCGCTTTTGTTTTTGCCGAAGGCTGGATCAATCCGGTGCTGCCGACTTCGGGCGTGACCATGGGCGTGCTGGGATTGGCGGGCATTCCCTGGTCCAAATGGGCAAAATGGATGCTCCCCCTGCAGATCTTTTTCTTTATCGTCGCTTTGCTGCTCTTGATCCCGCCGGTGCTTCTATTCGGCCGCTAAGGAGGCGTGCTTATTTAGAGCGCTCCTTGTCGCAAGCCGTCGATCGTCGACGGCCTCCCCCATTAACGGCGCGGTTCGTAGACCACGGCATAATCATCCGATTCGGCGACCTCTACGCTGAGCACGTCGATCGGCGCGCGGGCAGAAAGCGTTTCATAAAAGTACTTGGCCAGGTTTTCGCTGGTCGGATTCAGTTTGTCGAACGGCGGGACCTCATTGATGAACCGGTGGTCGAGCGTTGCGACGCACTCGTCCACTGCCTTTTTCAGAGCCACTAAATCGACGACCATGCCGTTTTCATCCGGTTGTTGAGCGGCAAAGGTCACACTGACCCGCCAGTTGTGGCCGTGAATGTCGGCGCAGACGCCGTTATAGCCGCGCAAAGCATGTGCTGCCGAAAAGCCGCTGTGAATGATCAGTTTAAACATGATTGTCGTTTTCCAAATCTTAAAGCCGGCGCGTTCTGCTGCGGAAGCTGCGTTCGGCAGGTGCGGCGCCCTCCCGCGGCTTTTTATTAAAACCTCAGATGTAAGTTAATTTAGCGTTGTTTAAAGTTATCGGGATTTCCTAACTTGCTA
This is a stretch of genomic DNA from candidate division KSB1 bacterium. It encodes these proteins:
- a CDS encoding TIGR00366 family protein — protein: MKHLNTLAMIYALVVGMVLLSWMVPSGEYARVTENGRTMVVPDSYRRVSSEPPGLDAALTAPVKGFVKAAEIIVFLFIVGGAFSVLQSTGAVEAGVRRLAGFLAQRPNRRRLFIPVFMVLFSAGGTIFGMCEETLPFVLIFVPLSLSLGYDTIVGTAIPFLGAAAGFAAAVINPFTVGIASSIAELPLAAGMGYRLFVWIISTLFTILFVMRYAAKIEKNPAASPTFALDEQKRRTGLQAEFDAAPLTPRLRGVLIAVGLAFPILIYGVLAHHWFIIEMAGFFLGLAMVAAFIAGLSIDDFTDSFKAGAKEMVGVALIIACARALLVVAEEAKILDTFLHAASFFIAKLPPVFAAQAMFVAQAVINFFVHSGSGQAMLTMPVMTPLADVIGISRESAVLAFVFAEGWINPVLPTSGVTMGVLGLAGIPWSKWAKWMLPLQIFFFIVALLLLIPPVLLFGR
- the queD gene encoding 6-carboxytetrahydropterin synthase QueD: MFKLIIHSGFSAAHALRGYNGVCADIHGHNWRVSVTFAAQQPDENGMVVDLVALKKAVDECVATLDHRFINEVPPFDKLNPTSENLAKYFYETLSARAPIDVLSVEVAESDDYAVVYEPRR